In the genome of Rhinolophus ferrumequinum isolate MPI-CBG mRhiFer1 chromosome 24, mRhiFer1_v1.p, whole genome shotgun sequence, one region contains:
- the RBM22 gene encoding pre-mRNA-splicing factor RBM22 has translation MATSLGSNTYNRQNWEDADFPILCQTCLGENPYIRMTKEKYGKECKICARPFTVFRWCPGVRMRFKKTEVCQTCSKLKNVCQTCLLDLEYGLPIQVRDAGLSFKDDMPKSDVNKEYYTQNMEREISNSDGTRPVGMLGKATSTSDMLLKLARTTPYYRRNRPHICSFWVKGECKRGEECPYRHEKPTDPDDPLADQNIKDRYYGINDPVADKLLKRASTMPRLDPPEDKTITTLYVGGLGDTITETDLRNHFYQFGEIRTITVVQRQQCAFIQFATRQAAEVAAEKSFNKLIVNGRRLNVKWGRSQAARGKEKEKDGTTDSGIKLEPVPGLPGALPPPPAAEEEASANYFNLPPSGPPAMVNIALPPPPGIAPPPPPGFGPHMFHPMGPPPPFMRAPGPIHYPSQDPQRMGAHAGKHSSP, from the exons ATGGCGACTTCGCTGGGTTCCAACACCTACAACAGGCAGAACTGGGAGGATGCG GACTTCCCCATTCTGTGCCAGACGTGTCTCGGAGAAAACCCGTATATCCGAATG acCAAAGAAAAATATGGGAAGGAATGCAAA ATCTGTGCCAGGCCATTCACAGTGTTTCGCTGGTGCCCTGGGGTCCGCATGCGTTTCAAGAAGACTGAAGTGTGCCAAACCTGCAGTAAATTGAAGAATGTCTGTCAGACCTGCCTCTTAGATCTAGAGTATG GCCTCCCCATCCAGGTTCGTGATGCAGGATTGTCTTTTAAGGATGACATGCCCAAATCAGATGTCAACAAAGAGTACTACACACAGAATATGGAGAGGGAG ATTTCTAACTCTGACGGGACACGGCCAGTTGGCATGCTGGGGAAAGCCACATCCACCAGTGACATGCTGCTCAAACTGGCCCGGACCACACCCTATTACAGAAGGAATCGACCTCACATTTGTTCCTTCTGGGTGAAAGGAGAATGTAAGAGAGGAGAAGAATGTCCATACAG ACATGAGAAGCCTACGGATCCAGATGACCCCCTCGCTGATCAGAACATTAAAGACCGATACTATGGAATCAATGACCCCGTGGCAGATAAGCTGCTGAAGCGGGCTTCAACAATGCCTCGTCTGGACCCGCCGGAGGACAAGACCATCACCACTCTGTATGTTGGTGGTCTGGGGGACACCATTACCGAGACAGATCTAAG AAATCATTTCTATCAGTTTGGAGAAATCCGGACGATCACCGTTGTACAGAGACAACAATGTGCTTTCATCCAGTTTGCCACAAGGCAGGCTGCAGAAGTGGCTGCGGAGAAGTCCTTTAATAAGTTGATTGTCAATGGCCGTAGACTCAACGTGAAATGGGGAAG GTCccaagcagccagaggaaaagaaaaagagaaggacgGAACCACAGACTCTGGGATCAAGCTAGAGCCCGTTCCAGGACTGCCAGGAG ctcttcctcctcctcctgcagcaGAAGAGGAGGCCTCTGCCAACTACTTTAACCTGCCGCCCAGTGGTCCTCCCGCTATGGTGAACATTGCCCTGCCACCACCTCCTGGtattgccccgcccccacccccag GTTTTGGGCCACACATGTTCCACCCAATGGGACCACCACCTCCTTTCATGAGGGCTCCAGGACCAATCCACTATCCTTCTCAGGACCCTCAAAGGATGGGAGCTCATGCCGGGAAACACAGCAGCCCCTAG